One Atribacterota bacterium genomic window, GGCTAATTTGGGATTCTGTTCGGAAGTGGCAGAAAGTAAGGCTGGTAGGTGGTAAATGGTATCAATGTGGTATTTCTGGAGAAGGGCAGTGAGTGCTTTGGTATCAAGACAATCTGCTGTTTCAAAAGGACCTGAGTCTTTTAATTTATCAGAGGATGGTTTTTTGATATGGCCTCCTGCAACTACATTGGCTGAACCGTATCTATCCCGCAAAGCCAATGTCAGCTCAGAACCAATCTGCCCAGTAGCACCGATTACCAGAATGTTTTTCATTTGGGTTCCTCCCTTTTTTTTCTTTAAATAGGTAAAAATTGGTCTTCATTAATTATTTAAACTGAAAAAACAATAATGGAAAATATTTATCCTGTATAGTCTTAATATATAAAATAGGATATTAAAAAAATTATGCGCAAAAGTCTAAATAAACTTAAGCAAGAAATTCTCTAATTTTTTTACCCAGATAAAATTCTAATATACTTCTTAATCTTGTTTATTCTCTGTTTAACACTAAAATGAAAAATAGCTTATTTATCTACATAAAATTATCTATGTAATATCTTGTAGAATGCTCTAAGTGTTTTTCTAACAATTTTTTTGTTAGATTACTATCTTTTTTTATTATTGATGATAGTATATTAATATGCTCTAGAATAAATTCATTAATATCTTTTTCTTGAGAATCTATCCTATATATCACGGTTT contains:
- a CDS encoding NAD-dependent epimerase/dehydratase family protein, which translates into the protein MKNILVIGATGQIGSELTLALRDRYGSANVVAGGHIKKPSSDKLKDSGPFETADCLDTKALTALLQKYHIDTIYHLPALLSATSEQNPKLA